One part of the Diadema setosum chromosome 22, eeDiaSeto1, whole genome shotgun sequence genome encodes these proteins:
- the LOC140245453 gene encoding uncharacterized protein, producing the protein MATSVKSKYLQLSDEDASCIGKPSPLALLAATCRKIGTASPRTAARTPSPRPVSGSTSDLLSAPVAKVPCHQLPPTPPPSPPYVSVSPAASPVGIDRSSPLPASTTCYTTQSPVCPPSHQPSTTHPAYRPTSVRYSPYTMIPARRSTRCPVACASPCCLGPQYFPYPAAYHQGSSICPTSYYPVPFTHVPVFGVYDQHQLRAPVASVSSLKTRPARRQPRKAAEEEDEEEIIDVVSL; encoded by the exons ATGGCAACGAGTGTCAAGTCAAAGTATTTACAG CTCTCCGACGAGGATGCATCTTGTATCGGCAAGCCGAGCCCTTTGGCCTTGTTGGCTGCCACCTGTCGGAAGATTGGCACAGCGTCGCCTCGTACTGCAGCTAGAACGCCTTCTCCTCGCCCCGTGTCCGGCTCGACGTCAGATTTGTTGTCAGCGCCGGTCGCCAAAGTACCCTGCCATCAGCTACCACCAACACCGCCTCCATCTCCCCCGTACGTCTCGGTGTCACCTGCTGCTTCGCCCGTGGGCATCGATCGTTCATCGCCATTGCCTGCGTCAACCACCTGCTACACCACGCAATCACCAGTGTGTCCGCCTTCCCATCAACCAAGCACCACTCACCCTGCTTACCGTCCGACAAGCGTTCGCTACTCTCCGTACACCATGATTCCAGCTCGCCGAAGTACCCGTTGCCCAGTCGCCTGTGCTAGCCCGTGCTGCCTTGGACCGCAGTACTTCCCATACCCAGCGGCCTACCACCAGGGATCGAGCATCTGCCCCACAAGTTACTACCCGGTACCATTCACGCATGTTCCCGTGTTTGGAGTGTACGACCAGCATCAGCTCAGGGCACCGGTTGCGTCGGTCTCGTCGCTGAAGACCCGACCAGCGAGACGTCAACCGAGGAAAGCAGCAGAGGAAGAAGACGAGGAGGAGATCATCGACGTCGTGTCTCTTTGA
- the LOC140245438 gene encoding uncharacterized protein, translating into MATSVKSKYLQLSDEDASCIGKPSPLALLAATCRKIGTASPRTAARTPSPRPASGSTSDLLSAPVAKVPCHQLPPTPPPSPPYVSVSPAASPVGIDRSSPLPASTTCYTTQPPVCPPPHQPNSTHPAYRPTSVRYSPYTMIPARRSTRYPPVCSSPCCLGPQYLPYPAAYHQGSSICSSSYYPVPFTHVPVFGVYDQHQLRAPVASVSSMKTRPARRQPRKAAEQEDEEEIIDVVSL; encoded by the exons ATGGCAACGAGTGTCAAGTCAAAGTATTTACAG CTCTCCGACGAGGATGCATCTTGTATCGGCAAGCCGAGCCCTCTGGCCTTGTTGGCTGCTACCTGCCGGAAGATTGGCACAGCGTCGCCTCGTACTGCAGCTAGAACGCCTTCTCCTCGCCCCGCGTCCGGCTCGACGTCAGACTTGTTGTCAGCGCCGGTCGCCAAAGTACCCTGCCATCAGCTACCACCAACACCGCCTCCATCTCCCCCGTACGTCTCGGTGTCACCTGCTGCTTCGCCCGTGGGCATCGATCGTTCATCGCCATTGCCTGCGTCAACCACCTGCTACACCACGCAACCACCGGTGTGTCCGCCTCCCCATCAACCAAACAGCACTCACCCGGCTTACCGTCCGACGAGCGTCCGCTACTCTCCGTACACCATGATTCCAGCTCGCCGAAGTACCCGTTACCCACCCGTCTGTTCCAGCCCGTGCTGTCTTGGACCGCAGTACCTCCCATACCCAGCGGCCTACCACCAGGGATCGAGCATCTGCTCCAGCAGTTACTACCCGGTACCATTCACGCATGTTCCCGTGTTCGGAGTGTACGACCAGCATCAGCTCAGGGCACCGGTTGCGTCGGTCTCGTCGATGAAGACCCGACCAGCGAGACGTCAACCGAGGAAAGCAGCAGAGCAGGAAGACGAGGAGGAGATCATCGACGTCGTGTCTCTTTGA
- the LOC140245557 gene encoding uncharacterized protein: MATSVKSKYLQLSDEDASCIGKPSPLALLAATCRKIGTASPRTAARTPSPRPASHSTSELLLAPVAKVPCHQLPPTPPPSPPYVSVSPAASPVGIERSSPLPASTTCYTTQPPVCPPPHQPSTTHPAYRPTSVRYSPYTMISARRSTHHPVACASPCCLGPQYLPYPAAYHQGSSICSSSYYPVPFTRVPVFGVYDQHQLRAPVASVSSLKARPARRQPRKAAEEPEDEEEMIDVVSL, translated from the exons ATGGCAACGAGTGTCAAGTCAAAGTATTTACAG CTCTCCGACGAGGATGCATCTTGTATCGGCAAGCCGAGCCCTCTGGCCTTGTTGGCTGCTACCTGCCGGAAGATTGGCACAGCGTCGCCTCGTACTGCAGCTAGAACGCCTTCTCCTCGTCCCGCGTCCCACTCGACGTCAGAGTTGTTGTTAGCGCCGGTCGCCAAAGTACCCTGCCATCAGCTACCACCAACGCCGCCACCATCTCCCCCGTACGTCTCGGTGTCACCTGCTGCTTCGCCCGTGGGCATCGAACGTTCATCGCCATTGCCTGCGTCAACCACCTGCTACACCACGCAACCACCAGTGTGTCCGCCTCCCCATCAACCAAGCACCACTCACCCGGCTTACCGTCCGACGAGCGTCCGCTACTCTCCGTACACCATGATTTCCGCTCGCCGGAGTACCCATCACCCAGTCGCCTGTGCTAGCCCGTGCTGTCTTGGACCGCAGTACCTCCCATACCCAGCGGCCTACCACCAGGGATCAAGCATCTGCTCCAGCAGTTACTACCCGGTACCCTTCACTCGTGTTCCCGTGTTTGGAGTGTACGACCAACATCAGCTCAGGGCACCGGTTGCGTCGGTCTCGTCGCTGAAGGCCCGACCAGCGAGACGTCAACCGAGGAAAGCAGCAGAGGAACCAGAAGACGAGGAGGAAATGATCGACGTCGTGTCTCTTTGA
- the LOC140245433 gene encoding uncharacterized protein, producing the protein MATSVKSKYLQLSDEDISCIGKPSPLALLAATCRKIGTASPRTAARTPSPRLASDSTSDLSAPVVKVPCHHLPPTPPPSPPYVSVSPAASPVGIDRSSPLPASTTCYTTQPPVCPPPQQPSTTHPAYRPTSVRYSTYTTIPARRSTRYPVACSSPCCLGPQYLPYPAAYHQQSSICSSSYYPVPFRHVPVFGVYDQHQLRAPVASVSSLKTRPARRQPRKAAEQEDEEEIIDVVSI; encoded by the exons ATGGCAACGAGTGTCAAGTCAAAGTATTTACAG CTCTCCGACGAGGATATATCTTGTATCGGCAAGCCGAGCCCTCTGGCCTTGTTGGCTGCTACCTGCCGGAAGATTGGCACAGCGTCGCCTCGTACTGCAGCTAGAACGCCTTCTCCTCGTCTCGCGTCCGACTCGACGTCAGACTTGTCAGCGCCGGTCGTCAAAGTACCCTGCCATCACCTACCACCAACGCCGCCACCATCTCCCCCGTACGTCTCGGTGTCACCTGCTGCTTCGCCCGTGGGCATCGATCGTTCATCGCCATTGCCTGCGTCAACCACCTGCTACACCACGCAACCACCGGTGTGTCCGCCTCCCCAGCAACCAAGCACCACTCACCCAGCTTACCGTCCGACGAGCGTCCGCTACTCTACGTACACCACGATTCCAGCTCGCCGAAGTACCCGTTATCCAGTCGCCTGTTCCAGCCCGTGCTGTCTTGGACCGCAGTACCTCCCATACCCAGCGGCCTACCACCAGCAATCAAGCATCTGCTCCAGCAGTTACTACCCGGTACCATTCAGGCATGTTCCCGTGTTTGGAGTGTACGACCAGCATCAGCTCAGGGCACCGGTTGCGTCGGTCTCGTCGCTGAAGACCCGACCAGCGAGACGTCAACCGAGGAAAGCAGCAGAGCAGGAAGACGAGGAGGAGATCATCGACGTCGTGTCTATTTGA